One Ictalurus furcatus strain D&B chromosome 21, Billie_1.0, whole genome shotgun sequence genomic region harbors:
- the cstf1 gene encoding cleavage stimulation factor subunit 1: MYRPKPTLKDRQHLYNLIISQLLYDGYTNIANSLISEVKPPSVVSPSEQLMQLAKIGMENDDSAVQYAIGRSDTVAPGVGIDLEFDADVQTMSPEASEYETCYVTSHKGPCRVATYSRDGQLIATGSADASIKILDTERMLAKSAMPLEVMMNETAQQNMENHPVIRTLYDHVDEVTCLAFHPTEQILASGSRDYTLKLFDYSKPSAKRAFKHIQEAEMLRSISFHPSGDYLLVGTQHPTLRLYDVNTFQCFVSCNPLDQHTDAICSVSYNPGANTYVTCSKDGSIKLWDGVSNRCVSTFDKAHDGAEVCSAVFSKNSKYILSSGKDSVAKLWEISTGRTLVKYTGAGLSGRQTHRTQGVFNHTEDYVLLPDERTVSLCCWDSRTAERKNLLSLGHNNIVRCIVHSPTNPGFMTCSDDFRARFWYRRTTTD, from the exons ATGTATCGTCCTAAACCGACTCTGAAAGACAGACAGCACTTGTATAACCTGATCATCAGCCAGCTGCTTTATGACGGTTACACCAACATCGCCAACAGCCTCATAAGCGAAGTGAAGCCGCCGAGTGTGGTGTCTCCATCTGAGCAGCTTATGCAGCTCGCCAAGATCG GAATGGAGAATGATGACAGCGCAGTGCAGTATGCTATCGGACGCTCAGACACGGTGGCTCCCGGTGTGGGCATCGACCTGGAGTTCGATGCTGACGTGCAGACCATGTCTCCGGAGGCCTCGGAGTACGAGACGTGTTATGTGACCTCACACAAAGGGCCGTGTCGCGTGGCCACGTACAGCCGAGACGGACAGCTCATTGCCACCGGCTCTGCAGACGCCTCCATTAAAATCCTGGACACAGAACGTATGCTGGCCAAGAGCGCAATGCCCCTGGAG GTGATGATGAACGAGACAGCACAGCAGAACATGGAGAATCACCCGGTTATCCGAACCCTGTATGACCATGTTGATGAGGTCACATGCCTGGCCTTCCACCCCACCGAGCAGATCCTGGCCTCGGGATCCCGCGATTACACACTCAAACTGTTTGACTACTCCAAGCCCTCAGCAAAAAGAGCTTTCAAACACATCCAG GAAGCAGAAATGCTGCGCTCCATCTCCTTCCACCCATCAGGAGATTACTTGCTGGTGGGCACACAGCATCCAACACTGCGCCTTTACGACGTCAATACATTCCAGTGTTTTGTGTCTTGCAACCCTCTGGATCAGCACACGGATGCCATCTGCAGCGTGAGCTACAACCCAGGAGCCAACACCTATGTCACGTGCAGCAAGGACGGCAGCATCAAGCTGTGGGACGGCGTCTCCAACCGATGCGTGTCCACATTCGATAAGGCACATGATGGGGCTGAGGTCTGCTCGGCAGTCTTCTCCAAAAACTCAAAGTACATTCTTTCCAGTGGCAAGGACTCTGTGGCCAAGCTGTGGGAGATCTCCACTGGTCGCACACTGGTCAAATACACCG gagcAGGACTGAGTGGCCGTCAGACACACCGCACGCAGGGTGTCTTTAACCACACTGAGGACTATGTGCTGTTGCCAGATGAGCGAACGGTCAGTCTGTGCTGTTGGGACTCGCGCACAGCCGAGCGGAAGAACCTGCTCTCACTCGGCCATAATAATATTGTGCGTTGCATCGTGCACTCTCCCACTAACCCGGGCTTCATGACGTGCAGCGATGACTTCCGCGCGCGCTTCTGGTACCGCCGGACCACCACCGACTGA